The DNA region CCACAGTCCACAATTTCATCATTGACAAGTTCTAATATAAGAGGATCCATATTTTTTAACTGATCCTCTGATGGGTTACAAAATCCTGGTGGTTTAATCCCTGAAATCTGCATTCTCTGTGTAAAGACATGTCCTTGTTCAGTCCCCCTCCGTTCACCATTAATTACTGGAGGCGTGAACTTACCAAATGCTTCACCAGATCTTAAAGGGGCCTCTTCGTTGTATGTAGGTGAGATCATTGCCTTCATCGACTGACTGTTGTACTTTCCTATCTGTTCTTCTGATGGGTGCTTTCCAGGTTTAAAGGGCATCTGAGGAGTTTCTCCATTGCGACTGAAGCCATTGCCTCTGCATTCATTTGGCACATTGTCAGACATTGAAAATGATGAATCTGAGGTAGTCTTTGGTTGTTCATagctatattttctgtattttcccTCACTTTCCTCTGCAGTCATGTCAAAAGCTTTCCGTTTTAAGGAACTACTCGACTCGGTGCTCAGAGGAGTGATTGAGATTGGTGCTAAATTAGAACTTTGGTAAGTGTATCCAGGAACCACAGTAGGTCTTGAGGATGCTGTATGAGGTGGAAGTGGTGTAGGTGCAGCAATACCTGAAGGCAGATAACCAGAAGGATGTGCTGGATGCATCCCTCCATATCCAGGTTGGGCTGCGTAGCTGCTTGAGCTATAATTGTATAGTGTGCCAGAAGAACTGTATCCATGAACTAAAGCTGGCGAAGGATGTGTAGGTTGAAGTCCTGAGCTATGAAGAGATGATGGGTGGCTTGCTTGAAGTGCTGCAGTTGGTTGACTACAATATCCAGATGGGAGGTATGTACCACTATAAGTGGAGGTATAATCCTGAGGTGCCACAAGACTACTTGCAGGATTAGGTGCTCCACATGTACTACCAGGATAAAGTGGTTCAGGCAAGTTGCCAGATGCAATTGTTGGACTGCCCAACCCAATGTGTCCATTGCCTGGTTTGGAGCCAGCCAAACTATCATGTATAGAGTTTACAGAATAAGAGCTATCAGAGCCATGTGACATTTGCCAAGGTTCAAGGTCACCCTTTTGTCCATTAACAGGTCCAAATGCCCCATCTGAGTAGGTACTTAAtggtgctctctcatatggtgaatCTAAGACTCCAGAGTACTTTTCTGCATATCTCTTCAGGAGGTTAGAAGCAGTCAGTGCTGATATGTCATCATTTGCCCAGGCGTAATTCAGTCTTTGTCTACTACTTTGATACACATCAGATTTGTGTGCTGGAGATGAAGTTGTTGAAGACACATCAAGGTGCTGCTCTGGCCACTggttgaggggctgggcatgatctgGTGTCCAGTGCATCTTCAAGAgagctgaaacaaaaaaaaatgcacattggGTACCATATTTTGGATTAGGAGCACAATGTCAACTGTTTAAGTTGAAAAAAAGGCTTTAGGAAAGAAAACACAGGTAAAGCAGCATTTCCCTTCTAAACACCCATAGCTGCATATAATGCGAGTAGTTACAGTTTACACAGAGAACATGCATATTCATTGGATTTTCCTGGAATTAGCCTAAGGTGAGaagtgattaaaaaataaaaatacatttattcCATGAATCCACCAATCTAGGTCCCCGCTTCTGCCAACAGTGACAATATTCCACCCATCAGtcacctgaatgctgcagccaagctTTGGTCTCAGCTATGATGTTTATATGTACAGCACATGACTGCTATAGCTGGATGGATGACATGTATTCACTTTCAGTACCAGCAAAGACTGCCACAGACCTAGAGAGTTGGAAGATTCAAGCAGTAAGTGTTTATTTATGGCACTCCTTTACCTTAAGGATAATTTTTATAATACCGGAAAGGTAACGTAGCATCaactttttgctatgtaatatgaattcagcatgatgtatgggcagctaccctgattccagagatgtagcACTTACTGGGCTACAGGCTATCATTTTGATAAAGTCACTGTTTTCTCTGTCTTTTGCagttctaccagttctctgaatgctgagcct from Ranitomeya variabilis isolate aRanVar5 chromosome 3, aRanVar5.hap1, whole genome shotgun sequence includes:
- the LOC143816889 gene encoding fidgetin-like, with amino-acid sequence MALLKMHWTPDHAQPLNQWPEQHLDVSSTTSSPAHKSDVYQSSRQRLNYAWANDDISALTASNLLKRYAEKYSGVLDSPYERAPLSTYSDGAFGPVNGQKGDLEPWQMSHGSDSSYSVNSIHDSLAGSKPGNGHIGLGSPTIASGNLPEPLYPGSTCGAPNPASSLVAPQDYTSTYSGTYLPSGYCSQPTAALQASHPSSLHSSGLQPTHPSPALVHGYSSSGTLYNYSSSSYAAQPGYGGMHPAHPSGYLPSGIAAPTPLPPHTASSRPTVVPGYTYQSSNLAPISITPLSTESSSSLKRKAFDMTAEESEGKYRKYSYEQPKTTSDSSFSMSDNVPNECRGNGFSRNGETPQMPFKPGKHPSEEQIGKYNSQSMKAMISPTYNEEAPLRSGEAFGKFTPPVINGERRGTEQGHVFTQRMQISGIKPPGFCNPSEDQLKNMDPLILELVNDEIVDCGPPVQWTDIAGHVSVKAAIEEELVWPILRPGAYTGANRPPKSILLFGPSGSGKTLLSRCIATQLGSTFLKLNSAVLVSKWKNKSEKVLQTVFYMASCHQPTVVFISEVDLLLSAHISEENAHLSNLKSQLLSFLDGIATSTDDSIIFIGTSQRPDDIDEAAHHRFAKRFYIAPPDNLARRQILHHTLAQQNYCLSEREMALLVQHTEGYSGNELIQLCQQAGANHLHGISGQLQPTSYKDFEGAFCKLRAGTSQKQLDLYVEWNKMYGSRH